GCCAGTACCGCGGCCGGCGGCGGATCCTGCGGCTCGATGTCCTCGGGCGCGGGCACTTCCGGCATCGAGAGCTGGTGCTCGGCGCCGGTCTCCTCCTCCTGGAACGAGGCCGCGCAGAAGAAGATCACCTTGCCGTGCTGGATCGCAGTGACCCGGCGCACGGAGAAGCTGCCGCCATCGCGGGTGCGGTCGACGTCGTAGACGATCGGTGCATCCACATTGCCGGCGCGCAGGAAGTAGGCATGCAGCGAATGCGCCGGGCGCGGGGTCGACATCGTCGATTGCGCAGCCGACAACGCCTGGCCCAGGACCTGGCCGCCGAACACGTACTTGGTGCCGATATCGCGGCTCTGGCCCCGGAACAGGTTGTCCTCGAGGCGCTCGAGGCTCAGCAGGTCGATCAGTTCGGAAACGGGCGGAGTCATCGCGGGAGCCGTGCTGGAGGGAGCGGCGACGCCGGAGCGCGCCAGCCGACAATTATAGGTGGCCCCGCCCGGCGCACCGCAGGGCAGCGTTCAGGCGCCTATGCGGGTCAGCGGCACGCGCGCCAGCACGTCCTGCCACGGGAACAGCGGCCCAGGATCGCGCTTGCGCGCCACCGTCCGCGCCGGATCGTCACTGGCGGCGACGCGCTCGAGGTCCAGATCCTCGTGGCCGGCGATCCCGCGCAGTGCCGGCAGGGTGGCGCGCAGATGCGCCAGCAGTTCGCCGAGCGCGCCGATCTGCGGGGCAGGATAGGGCTGGTCCATCGCCTGGTGCCGGCTGTCGTACCAGTGCGGGAACCGCCCCCGGTTGACCAGTTCGATGCCGACCGAGTGCGCGTTGTGCCCGCGCACGTGATGGGCCACGCGCGTCGCGGGCACGTATTCGACGATGCTGCCGTCGCGGTCGATGTACCAGTGGCCGCTGGCGCCGGTGCCCGAGTCGTAGAGCACGCGCTCGCCGTATTCGCGCGCGGTGGCGAGGTCCGGAAGCTCGGTGCAGTGGATGACCACGAGGGTGATGTCGGACACCTCGCGTTCTGCCAGAAGGCCCGCATAGGGCAGCGGTTGAAGCGCGATCCGGGGCGCGGACGTGGGGGCGGACATGGCGCGGATGCTAGCATTCACGCATGAGAAATCCGCCGCCCGAGTCCGCCCTGCACGCCCTGATGACGCAGTTTCCGCGCGCTGGCCGGGTCGAGTGGATCGGTCTGCGTCCCGCCCGCGACATGCCGGTCCGCGCCGTCGAATCGGCGTTGGCGGTGGCCGGCGCCGGCCTCGATGGCGACCGCTATATCGGCGGCAGCGGCAAGCGCGGGGTCACGCTCATCCAGGCCGAGCATCTGCCGGCGATCGCCGCGCTCAGCGGTCACGACCAGGTCCTGCCGGAGACCTTGCGCCGCAATCTCGTGGTTTCGGGCATTCCGCTGATCGCGCTCAAGGGCAGGCGCTTCCGCATCGGTGAGGTCGTCCTCGAAGGCACGTCGCCCTGCGATCCCTGCTCGAAGATGGAAGTGGCGCTCGGCGTCGGCGGCTACAACGCGATGCGGGGCATGGGCGGCCTGTGCGCGCGGGTGATCGACGGCGGCACGTTGAAGCTCGGCGATACGGTCGCGTGGGTGGACGCATGAGCGCGCGCGGCCACTGCATCCTCTCGCACGGTTTCGAAAGCGGGCCGGACGCGACCAAGGTCACCGCGCTCGCCGCGGCCGCCGATCGCCTGGGCTGGAGCCATGAACGGCCCGACTACACCGATCTCGACGGCAGGCGCGAGGTCAGCCCGCTCGGCGATGTCGCCGCGCGCGTCGAGCGGCTGCTGCGCCTGACGATGGATGCCGCGTCGCGCGGCCCGGTGGTGCTGGCCGGCTCGAGCCTGGGCGCCTGGATCGCCGGACATGTGTCGTTGCAGGTGCCGGTCGCCGGTCTGTTCCTGATGGCGCCACCGGTCCGGCTGGACGCCGCCCATCCGCTGCAGGCGGCCGCGGTGCCGCTTTCGGTGGTGCACGGCTGGGGCGATGAACTGATTCCGGCAAGCGACGTCGTCGGCTGGACCTGCGCCCGTCGCGGCCGGCTGCTGCTGGTCGACGACGACCACCGCCTGACCACGCATGTGGACGCGTCCGCGGATGCATTCGCGGCCCTGCTGCGCTCGCTTTGACCGGCAGCGCGGTCCCCACACACTCTAGACTCCCTTTCGACGCCCGCGCCCGGGCCGGTTTTCCGCAGCCGCAAGGCTGGTCATTCAGCGCCCCAGCGGCGTCCATCGCAGCGGCACGACGCACACCCGGGAGCTTCCGCATACGGCGGGCACCACCGGGCAGCGGCGGCGGCTTCCAAGCACGATCCAGGTTCCCATGAAATTTTTCGCCAGTTGCCCCAAGGGGCTCGAATATCTGCTCGTCGACGAGTTGCTCGCACTCGGCTGCGCGCATGCCACCGCCACCACCGCGGGCGCCAATGTCGAGGGCACGCTGCACGATGCCCAGCGCGCGGTGCTGTGGTCGCGCCTGGCCAGTCGCGTGCTGTGGCCGATCGCCGACTACGCCTGCGAGGACGAGGACGCGCTGTATGCCGGCGCCCGCGCGGTCGACTGGACCGCGCATCTCGATCCGTCGATGACGCTGGCGATCGATCCGCATGTCTCGGGCAGCGCCATCACGCATGCGCGCTACGCCGCGCAGCGGGTCAAGGACGCGATCGTCGACACCCTGCGCGAAGCGACCGGAGCGCGGCCGGATGTCGACGTCGAAGCGCCCGACCTGCGCCTGAGCCTGGTGGTGCGCAAGGGGCGCGCGATCCTGTCGGTCGATCTGGGCGGTGGCCCGCTGCACCGCCGTGGCTGGCGTCGTGCGCAGGGCGAAGCGCCATTGAAAGAGAATCTCGCCGCCGCGGTGCTGATGCGCGGCGGCTGGCCGGCCCTCTACCACGAGGGCGGCGCGCTGCTGGACCCGATGTGCGGCAGCGGCACGCTGCTGATCGAAGGCGCGCTGATGGCCGCCGACGTCGCGCCGGGCCTGTCGCGCGATGGCGGTGCGGCGACGGCGGGTCGCGCGCCAAGCCGCTGGCTCGGTTTCGATAGCGCGCACTGGCAGACGCTGTGCGACGAAGCGCTCGCACGCGAGCGCAATGGACGCGAGCGCCTGCGCGCGGTGTTCTTCGGTCGCGACCTCGACCCGCACGCCATCCACGCCGCGCGCGAGAACTCGACGGCCGCCGGCCTGCGCGAGGCGATCGACTGGCAGATCGGCGACATCGCGACGCTGCAGGCGCCCGTGCCGCCTGCTTCGCAGGAAGACGCCGCACTCGCCGACTCGGTGAAGCGCGGTCTCGCCGTCTGCAATCCGCCCTACGACGCGCGCCTGGCGGCGGATCCCGCGCTGTACCGCACGCTCGGCAACGCGCTTGCGCGCGCGGTGCCCGAATGGCGCGCGAGCCTGCTGTGCGGCGATGCCGAGCTCGCGCACGCGACCGGCCTGCGCGCGAAAAAGAAATACCAGGTGTTCAACGGTGCCATCGAGTGCAGCCTGATCGTCTGCGACCCGGTGCGCCCGCCGCAGCGCGCCGCCAGCGAAGCCCCGGAAGAACTGGGCGAAGGCGCGAAGATGGTCGCCAACCGCCTGCGCAAGAACCTGCGCAAGTTCAAGGCCTGGCGCGAGCGCGAAGGCGTCACCTGCTACCGCGTCTACGACGCCGACCTGCCCGAATACGCGGCCGCGATCGATGTCTACATCCAGTCCGAGGCGGACGCCGGCGCAGACGGTACGCCGCTGTGGCTGCACATCCAGGAGTACGCGGCGCCGGCCGAGATTCCGGAAGCGGTGACGCGGCGGCGTTTCGGCGAGGTGCTCGCCGCCGCGCGCGACGTGTTCCGCATCCCGCGCGAACGCATTGCGGTCAAGACGCGTTCGAAGGGCAAGGGAGGCAGCAAGTACGGCCGCTTCGATGCGCGCCACGAGTTCCTGCTGGTCGACGAAGGCCGCGTGCACCTGCGCGTGAACCTGTTCGACTATCTCGATACCGGCCTGTTCCTCGATCATCGCCCGATGCGCCTGCGCATCGCCGAGGAGGCGGCCGATACGCGCTTCCTCAATCTGTTCGGCTACACCGGCGCGGCGACTGTGCACGCGGCCGGTGGCGGCGCGCGCACCACGACCACCGTCGATCTGTCGGGCACCTACCTGCAGTGGTGCGCCGACAACCTCGCCGCAAACGGCTTCGGCGGCGCAAAGCATCGTCTGGTACAGGCGGACGCCCTGCAGTGGCTGGAAGCCGAGACGGCGCAGTACGACCTGATCTTCTGCGACCCGCCGACGTTCTCGAACTCTGCGCGTGCCAAGGACTTCGACATCCAGCGCGAGCACGTGCGCCTGCTCCAGGCCGCGGTCGCGCGCCTAGCGCCCGGCGGCGTGCTGTATTTCTCCAACAACTTCCGCCGCTTCAAGCTCGACACAGAAGCGGTGGGCGCCTTCGCCCACTGCGAGGACATCACCGCGGCCACCATCGCGCCGGACTTCGAACGCAACCCGCGCATCCATCGCGCCTGGCGCCTCACCGCGCGCTGAGGCGGGGAATTCCCCGTTCCGCGGGTGATCCGCCATCGCCTCCGCGCGACCGGCTCTGCCGCAACCGTGCTGCGCGCTGACGGCCGCCGCTGTTCGCAGCGCGGTGGCCCCGGCCCCGCGGCGTGCCTGCGTCGAGCCCCTGCGGCAGATGGAGCAGGCGCCGGACCGATGTCGCTCTTCCGGTCCGGAGCCGGCAAGCCCCGCCCGCTCGCTGCCATCGACGGCAATACGGCGTTGCTGCATGGCGGAAACCTGCGTTCCACCTGCGCAAGTGGAATCCCGCCGCGATAGACGCATCTTTGGGCTCAGTCCAGACAGGAGTCACCCGATGACCGAGACCACTGCCGCCACCCGGATCATCCGCCACGTGCGTGGCATGCCCGCCAGCGATGGCGCGGGCGTCAAGCTCACGCGCGTGATCGGCACGCCCGAACTGCCCGATCTCGACCCGTTCCTGTTGCTCGACGAGTTCGGCACCGATCACGCCGAGGATTATCTGGCCGGCTTCCCCGACCATCCGCATCGCGGCTTCGAGACCGTGACCTACATGCTCGACGGACGCATGCGCCATCGCGACAACCACGGCAACGAGGGGCTGCTGGTGCCCGGCAGCGTGCAGTGGATGACGGCGGGGCGGGGGCTGGTGCATTCGGAAATGCCCGAGCAGGAAGCCGGACGCATGCGTGGTTTCCAGCTGTGGGTGAACCTGCCGGCCCGCGACAAGATGACCGCGCCGAAGTACCAGGAATTCGCGCCGGAGCGCATTCCGGTGGTCGCGGCCGGTGAAGGCGTCTCGGTGAAGGTGATCGCCGGTGTGGTCGACGGTGTCGAGGGCCCGATTGCACAGCCGGCAACGGATCCGATCTACCTCGACATCACCCTGGCGCCCGGTGCGAACTGGCGATACGGACTCCCCGAGGGACACAACGCATTCGCCTATGCGTTCGAAGGCGATGTCCATGTGGGCGAGGGCGAGGCGGCACGCACGCTCTCGTCGCAGGAGCTGGCGGTGCTCGGCGGCGGCGCGCGCCTGGCCGTGCACGCCGGCGATGCCGGCGCGCACTTGATCCTGGTTGCGGGTCGGCCGCTGCGCGAACCGGTTGCGCGCCACGGGCCTTTCGTCATGAACACCCGCGAAGAACTCATGCAGGCGTTCGTGGATTTCCAGCAGGGACGCTTCTGAGCGCACGCTGCCCGGCCCCAGGTCCGGGGCGGGCAGGTCGGCTGGGCGGCGTCCCGTGCGCCCGCACCGCCGCTGCACAAGCGCAGAAGACGGGCCGGCACCCCCGATCGAGCGTCTACTTACCGGGCGTCTACTTGCTGCCCAGCCGCACGTCAGAAAAATGCAGCGCCTCGGCATCCCGAAGCGAGCGTGCCAGCGCCGCCTCGTCGTTCGCGCGCACGATGATGTGCGCGTAGTCGCCGGTGGGCAGTTCGAGCAGTGTCTCGCGCACCATCGTGCCGGTCATCAGATCGTTGTCGGGCGCGTGCCACCAGGTCGGATTGCCGTCGATGGTCACCCGACCACCCGTCCGGTCGACACGGCGCGGCTTGAACGTTGCGGTGCGGCCCAGGGTCACCGCGAAGGCCTGGTTCCCGTTCGCGTCGACTGCTCGGCAGAACACGAAATCGGGTCCGAGCTGCGCTTCCCAGCGCACGCTGGAATCGGGCGGCAATTGCGGGCAATCGTTGGCGGTCTGGGCCTGCGCCACCCCGGCGCAGAGCAGCGCGCCCAACAGCGCGAGCGGTCGGATCGGAAGCAT
The genomic region above belongs to Luteimonas chenhongjianii and contains:
- a CDS encoding N-acetylmuramoyl-L-alanine amidase, which encodes MSAPTSAPRIALQPLPYAGLLAEREVSDITLVVIHCTELPDLATAREYGERVLYDSGTGASGHWYIDRDGSIVEYVPATRVAHHVRGHNAHSVGIELVNRGRFPHWYDSRHQAMDQPYPAPQIGALGELLAHLRATLPALRGIAGHEDLDLERVAASDDPARTVARKRDPGPLFPWQDVLARVPLTRIGA
- the rlmKL gene encoding bifunctional 23S rRNA (guanine(2069)-N(7))-methyltransferase RlmK/23S rRNA (guanine(2445)-N(2))-methyltransferase RlmL, giving the protein MKFFASCPKGLEYLLVDELLALGCAHATATTAGANVEGTLHDAQRAVLWSRLASRVLWPIADYACEDEDALYAGARAVDWTAHLDPSMTLAIDPHVSGSAITHARYAAQRVKDAIVDTLREATGARPDVDVEAPDLRLSLVVRKGRAILSVDLGGGPLHRRGWRRAQGEAPLKENLAAAVLMRGGWPALYHEGGALLDPMCGSGTLLIEGALMAADVAPGLSRDGGAATAGRAPSRWLGFDSAHWQTLCDEALARERNGRERLRAVFFGRDLDPHAIHAARENSTAAGLREAIDWQIGDIATLQAPVPPASQEDAALADSVKRGLAVCNPPYDARLAADPALYRTLGNALARAVPEWRASLLCGDAELAHATGLRAKKKYQVFNGAIECSLIVCDPVRPPQRAASEAPEELGEGAKMVANRLRKNLRKFKAWREREGVTCYRVYDADLPEYAAAIDVYIQSEADAGADGTPLWLHIQEYAAPAEIPEAVTRRRFGEVLAAARDVFRIPRERIAVKTRSKGKGGSKYGRFDARHEFLLVDEGRVHLRVNLFDYLDTGLFLDHRPMRLRIAEEAADTRFLNLFGYTGAATVHAAGGGARTTTTVDLSGTYLQWCADNLAANGFGGAKHRLVQADALQWLEAETAQYDLIFCDPPTFSNSARAKDFDIQREHVRLLQAAVARLAPGGVLYFSNNFRRFKLDTEAVGAFAHCEDITAATIAPDFERNPRIHRAWRLTAR
- a CDS encoding MOSC domain-containing protein, which codes for MRNPPPESALHALMTQFPRAGRVEWIGLRPARDMPVRAVESALAVAGAGLDGDRYIGGSGKRGVTLIQAEHLPAIAALSGHDQVLPETLRRNLVVSGIPLIALKGRRFRIGEVVLEGTSPCDPCSKMEVALGVGGYNAMRGMGGLCARVIDGGTLKLGDTVAWVDA
- a CDS encoding pirin family protein yields the protein MTETTAATRIIRHVRGMPASDGAGVKLTRVIGTPELPDLDPFLLLDEFGTDHAEDYLAGFPDHPHRGFETVTYMLDGRMRHRDNHGNEGLLVPGSVQWMTAGRGLVHSEMPEQEAGRMRGFQLWVNLPARDKMTAPKYQEFAPERIPVVAAGEGVSVKVIAGVVDGVEGPIAQPATDPIYLDITLAPGANWRYGLPEGHNAFAYAFEGDVHVGEGEAARTLSSQELAVLGGGARLAVHAGDAGAHLILVAGRPLREPVARHGPFVMNTREELMQAFVDFQQGRF